TATTCCTGCTGATTTTTCTATTTATTCTAATAATGTTAATTATGATTCTTTGTTTAAGCACTTGCAAGATTTGCATTTATTTGCTGATTACATAATAGTTGATGGTTCTGCAGGTCTTAGTCATAATACGTCTCAGTTGTTAAGGCTTTGTGATGAAGTCTTTATTGTTACGGGTCCTGATCGTGCTTCTTTGATGGAATCAAAGAGAGTTCTTGATTTGGCTAAGAAGATGAATAAGATAATTACTGGTTTGGTTGTTAATAAGTACAAAGAGGGTAAGTATTTTGTTCATAAGGAAGACATTCAGAGTTTCTTAGGTATGCCTGCGCTTAGTGTTATCCCTGAGGATTTTAGGTTTTTTAGGTCTATGCATGAGAAGAAGCCTTATGTTTATATGTTTCCAGGTAAGAAGATTGCTAAGCAGTATCGTGATTTGGCTAAGAGGCTTAGTATTAAGAACTAATTTTTTTTGGGGGGGTTAGTTATGAATTGTGATATTTGTGGTAGTAAAGGAGAGCTTTTTAATGTTGAAATGGAAGGTTCTAAATTAGTTGCGTGTGATAAGTGCGCTGTTTATGGTAAGAAAATTAATAAAGTGGTTGTTAATGATGAACCTGTTATTAATTTTCGTGAATCTAAAAAATTTGTTAAGGCTGATGAACCTGTTATTTTAGTTGTTGATAATTATAATTCTTTGATTAAGAATAAGCGTGAAAAGCTTGGGTTGAAACAGGAGGATCTTGCAAAGTCTATTAATGAGAAAGAGTCTTTGATTCAGCAAATAGAAAATAAGAAAATTGAGCCTAGTTTTAAGGTGGCTGAGAAGCTTGAAAAGCGTCTTGGTTTAATATTATTAGAAAATTATAAGGAATCTGTTTCGGGTCAGCAATCTTTGAAGGATCAAGGTCCTGTCACTCTTGGTGATTTGATTCAGTTTAAAACTAGGAAGAAGAAATAATTGTGTTTAGTGATTTTTTATGAGGTACATGCTTATTATTGGGAGGTTTCAGCCGTTTCATTCTGGTCATCTTGCTATTATTAAGAAGTATCATCATAAGGGTTTCTTTGTTAAAATAATTATTGGGTCTATTCATAAGGCGCATCAGCGTGATGATCCTTTCACTGTTGATGAGCGCGTGGAGATGATTCGTAGAAGCCTTGATGAAATAGGTGTTGTTAATTACGAAGTTTTTTTTGTTCCGGATGTTCCTGATGATGCTGAATGGGTTAGTATCGTTAAGAAGAAAGCGGGCAAGTTCGATGTTTTGTTCACGGGTAATCCTTGGGTTAAAAAACTTTTTAGGAAAGAAGATGTTGAGCTTCATGAATATGATGAGCGTTTTGATAGGATTAAAGGTATTAAGGCTAAAGATATAAGGATGAATCTTCTTAATTCTAAGAGTAGGAAGGGTTTGCCTTTGGCTGTTTTTAATTATCTTAAGATTATTAGTGCTTTTGATCGTTTAAAGGAGATGCATGATTCTAGGAAGAAAGTTCATTATTTGCTTAATACTAATAAATTAACTATTAGTACAGCTGAGAGTTGTACTGGTGGGGCTATTAGTAGGGCTTTGATTAGTTATTCTGGTTCTTCTAATTTTTTTAAGGGAGGGGTTGTTGCTTATTCTCCTAAGATTAAAAAAAGTGTTCTTGGTGTTAATGAAAGAACTATTTTGAAAAAAGGTGTTGTTAGTGAGGAAACCGCGGTTGAGATGGCTCTTGGTGCTCTTCAATTATTTGATTCTGATTACGCCGTGGGTACTACTGGTTACGCTGATCCTTCTGATAAGGAGTCGGGTAAGGTTTTTATTGCTGTTGCGAATAAGCGCGAGGCTTTTGTTAAAGAATTTTTTTTTAAGTTTAAAGACAGAAATAAGATAATTGATAAGGCGTCTTCTGAAGCTGTGAAATTAATTTATGAATTGTTAAGAAAGGATTTGTTCGAGTAATTTTTTAGTAATGTTTTTATATTCTTCTTTTCTTTTTTGTTATTAGGTGAATTAGTTGCGTAGATCAAGTGTTATTCCCACAGTTTTTTCTCATAATAAGAAAGAGTTTTGTTCTAGGTTGGATTCTTTATTAAAGGTTTCTAAGAATTTACAAGTTGATTTCATGGATGGTTCTTTTGTTTCTTCTAAATCCGTGCTTCCAAGACACGTTCCTGTTCTTTCTAAGTTCAGTAATATTTTTGAAGCTCACTTAATGGTTAGTGATCCTGAAAAGTTTTGGACTAAAATTAGAAGTAAGGGTTTTAAGAAAATAATTTTTCACTTGGAATCTTTTGAGGATAAAAATGATGCTTTGATTTTTTTTAATAAATTAAAGAAACAAAAAATTAGGCCTGTTCTTGCTGTTAATCCTGGGACTGTTTTATCTAAGGAATTAGTTAGAGGTTTTGATTTCTTTTTAGTTATGGGTGTTCATCCTGGTAAGGAAAAACAAAGTCTTATTCCTTCGACTTTTTCTAGGATTAAGTTTATTAAGAGTGTTAATCCTTCTGCTAAGGTGCAAGTTGATGGCGGAGTTAATCCTGGTAATTCCAGTAAATTATTTAAAGCAGGTGCTGATTATATTAATTCAGGTTCGTACATAAGTGATAATGAAGATCCTGAAAAGGCTTTGTTAAGTTTATTAAATTAAAAAAGAGAGGTTGTTTTTTTTGGTTGCGCGTATTCATGGTTTAAAATTTGTTGCTAACACGCTTAGGCATGATGTTATTAATATGTTAACTGAGTCTAAATCTGGTCACACTGCGGGTCCTCTTGGTTTGGCTGATATTTTTGCGGCGTTATATTTTGATTTTTTAAATGTTAATCCTAAGAATCCTTTGGATGAGAATCGTGATTTTTTAGTTCTTAGTAATGGTCATGTTTGCCCTATTCTTTATGCGGCTCTTGCTAATAAGGGTTTTTTTGATAAGGATGAATTGTTTAGTCTTAGAAAGTTTGGGTCTAGGCTTCAGGGTCATCCTCATAGGTTTTC
This DNA window, taken from Candidatus Woesearchaeota archaeon, encodes the following:
- a CDS encoding P-loop NTPase; its protein translation is MAKFIAVLGGKGGVGRTTHAINLGLSLVNEGEDVIVIDGNFDSPSLGFHLGEAFYPVTLHDVMHDNKALIKAIHEHESGLKIIPADFSIYSNNVNYDSLFKHLQDLHLFADYIIVDGSAGLSHNTSQLLRLCDEVFIVTGPDRASLMESKRVLDLAKKMNKIITGLVVNKYKEGKYFVHKEDIQSFLGMPALSVIPEDFRFFRSMHEKKPYVYMFPGKKIAKQYRDLAKRLSIKN
- a CDS encoding TIGR00270 family protein; amino-acid sequence: MNCDICGSKGELFNVEMEGSKLVACDKCAVYGKKINKVVVNDEPVINFRESKKFVKADEPVILVVDNYNSLIKNKREKLGLKQEDLAKSINEKESLIQQIENKKIEPSFKVAEKLEKRLGLILLENYKESVSGQQSLKDQGPVTLGDLIQFKTRKKK
- a CDS encoding nicotinamide-nucleotide amidohydrolase family protein, whose protein sequence is MRYMLIIGRFQPFHSGHLAIIKKYHHKGFFVKIIIGSIHKAHQRDDPFTVDERVEMIRRSLDEIGVVNYEVFFVPDVPDDAEWVSIVKKKAGKFDVLFTGNPWVKKLFRKEDVELHEYDERFDRIKGIKAKDIRMNLLNSKSRKGLPLAVFNYLKIISAFDRLKEMHDSRKKVHYLLNTNKLTISTAESCTGGAISRALISYSGSSNFFKGGVVAYSPKIKKSVLGVNERTILKKGVVSEETAVEMALGALQLFDSDYAVGTTGYADPSDKESGKVFIAVANKREAFVKEFFFKFKDRNKIIDKASSEAVKLIYELLRKDLFE